In Paenibacillus sp. G2S3, a single window of DNA contains:
- a CDS encoding alpha/beta hydrolase, translated as MYLVTSMDGTKIAYDKTGQGPALILVTGAFSYRKFPAQVQLADLLSENFTVFNYDRRGRGDSGDIQPYMIAREIEDLQAIINVAGGSAYVWGLSSGAVLALQAAADGANITKLALHEPPFVVDASDPKPPLDFVKHVTKLIATNHRAKAIKYFMTKGLGAPTFVVNLMRLMPSVWSNLMAVAHTLPYDAVLLDGYMDGKPLPATLWSTVSIPTLVLEGTESPVGLRHGAQALAEVLPNAKLLSKKGLGHTKKLNTRIISTGLTAFFMGN; from the coding sequence ATGTATTTAGTAACCTCAATGGACGGAACTAAGATTGCCTATGACAAAACGGGTCAAGGACCAGCACTCATTCTAGTGACGGGTGCGTTTAGTTACCGGAAATTCCCAGCCCAGGTACAGCTAGCTGATCTGTTGTCTGAGAATTTCACAGTCTTCAATTATGATCGACGCGGTCGTGGCGATAGCGGAGACATTCAGCCTTATATGATAGCCCGCGAGATCGAAGATCTGCAGGCTATCATTAATGTGGCTGGAGGATCGGCATATGTCTGGGGATTGTCTTCTGGAGCAGTTCTTGCTCTACAGGCAGCAGCAGATGGAGCAAATATTACAAAATTAGCGCTGCATGAGCCTCCATTTGTAGTTGATGCTTCGGATCCCAAGCCGCCTCTAGATTTTGTAAAGCACGTTACTAAGCTTATTGCTACAAATCACCGAGCCAAGGCGATCAAGTATTTTATGACCAAAGGTTTGGGGGCGCCTACGTTTGTTGTTAACTTGATGCGCTTAATGCCAAGTGTATGGTCTAACCTAATGGCTGTAGCTCACACCCTTCCCTATGATGCTGTTTTATTGGATGGGTATATGGACGGAAAGCCGCTTCCTGCCACCTTGTGGAGCACAGTTAGCATTCCAACGCTAGTCCTCGAAGGTACGGAGAGTCCAGTTGGCTTACGGCATGGTGCTCAGGCGCTAGCCGAAGTGCTACCAAATGCGAAACTATTAAGTAAAAAGGGACTTGGTCATACGAAGAAACTCAATACAAGGATCATTTCAACTGGGCTTACTGCATTCTTTATGGGAAATTAA
- a CDS encoding phosphotransferase yields MLENKMEQLNTCMRQIFEEPEVEIVNFICEDLDYKTPNFTTAGIFHLKGIALINHERLPWSIILKIIKSDSAEKEDPAHHNYWRREALVFESKILDELPDSIRAPKCYLVEEQVDGTVWLWMERIEGEYAHTKEEFDFIAERLGRFNGAYLTGKNIPDDQWICRSWLRSWTTSSKMYAPNPEDYIHQIHRDNDRSLWAWFQDFTNQIDRHMDVLSHLPRVLAHQDLSQMNMLLTQNGGLVWIDWQFMSISGLGEDLGKMFGVNMSLGVIPIDRYEEYKESLFHSYIKGLKASGWQGDETLARYGYCLSTALRSVWEVPQYFSLSTQLATDSDHLKLQDRVARLEQIINIQREMAEECSALKV; encoded by the coding sequence GTGTTAGAGAATAAAATGGAACAGCTTAACACCTGTATGCGGCAAATTTTTGAGGAGCCAGAAGTAGAAATAGTCAATTTCATCTGCGAGGATTTAGATTATAAGACACCTAACTTTACAACAGCGGGTATTTTTCATCTTAAGGGTATCGCACTAATTAATCACGAGAGGCTTCCATGGTCAATTATATTAAAAATTATTAAGTCTGATAGTGCAGAAAAAGAGGATCCAGCTCATCACAATTACTGGCGACGAGAAGCTTTAGTCTTTGAATCTAAGATTCTGGATGAGCTTCCTGACTCAATCCGAGCTCCAAAATGTTATCTAGTTGAGGAGCAAGTAGATGGTACCGTATGGTTATGGATGGAACGAATAGAGGGGGAGTATGCGCATACGAAGGAGGAGTTTGATTTTATCGCTGAACGGTTGGGCCGATTCAATGGAGCTTATCTTACAGGAAAGAACATCCCTGATGACCAATGGATATGCAGAAGCTGGCTTAGATCATGGACTACCTCGAGTAAAATGTATGCGCCTAACCCTGAGGATTATATACATCAAATACATAGAGACAATGACCGAAGCCTTTGGGCTTGGTTCCAAGATTTCACAAACCAAATAGATAGACATATGGATGTTTTAAGTCACTTGCCGCGCGTTCTAGCCCATCAGGATCTCAGTCAAATGAATATGCTGTTAACTCAAAACGGCGGGTTAGTGTGGATAGACTGGCAATTTATGAGCATATCAGGTTTAGGGGAAGACCTTGGCAAAATGTTTGGCGTAAATATGAGTCTTGGTGTGATTCCTATCGATCGTTACGAGGAATATAAAGAGTCATTATTCCATTCGTATATTAAAGGTTTAAAGGCTAGCGGATGGCAGGGAGATGAAACCCTTGCAAGATATGGTTATTGTTTAAGCACAGCTTTACGTAGTGTCTGGGAAGTGCCACAATACTTTTCATTATCCACTCAGCTAGCTACTGACTCTGATCACTTAAAGCTTCAGGATCGAGTTGCCCGGCTGGAACAGATAATTAATATTCAACGTGAAATGGCAGAAGAATGTAGCGCGTTGAAGGTATAA
- a CDS encoding multidrug efflux SMR transporter — MNSYVLLATAIICEVFGSSMLKVSNGFKRIFPSIGVILGMGLAFYSLSLALKTIPLGTAYAIWSGVGTALTAIIGVVIYKENFNRKKLLGLLLIIGGVIIMKLSGGAH, encoded by the coding sequence TTGAATTCATATGTATTACTTGCAACAGCGATCATCTGTGAGGTATTTGGTAGTTCAATGCTAAAAGTATCTAACGGGTTTAAAAGGATATTCCCTTCCATTGGCGTGATTCTTGGGATGGGCTTAGCATTTTATAGTCTTTCTTTAGCGCTTAAAACAATTCCATTAGGCACGGCCTATGCAATTTGGTCAGGGGTAGGTACAGCTTTGACAGCTATAATTGGCGTAGTTATTTATAAAGAGAACTTTAATCGTAAGAAATTACTAGGTCTACTACTCATCATTGGTGGTGTAATCATTATGAAGCTCTCTGGTGGGGCTCATTAG
- a CDS encoding ABC-F family ATP-binding cassette domain-containing protein, translating into MSILNVEGLSHGFGDRAIFKDVSFRLLKGEHIGLFGANGEGKSTFMNIVTGKLQPDEGKVEWSKRVRVGYLDQHAVLTKGMTIQDVLRGAFQYLFDLEQEMNDMYGRMGDVSPEELEKLLEEVGTIQDTLTNQDFYMIDAKIQETARGLGITDIGLDRDVADLSGGQRTKILLAKLLLEKPDILLLDEPTNYLDEQHIEWLRRYLQEYDNAFILISHDMPFLNSVINLIYHMENQKLTRYVGDYEQFQQVYEMRKQQLESAYNRQKQEIAELKDFVARNKASVATRNMAMSRQKKLDKMEIIEIAKEKPKPQFNFKEGKTAGKMIFEAKELVIGYDSPLSRPLNLLMERGQKIALVGANGIGKTTLLRSILGEIQALSGSVERGYHQEIGYFEQEMKEGNYKTCIEEIWDTFPSLSQFEVRAALAKCGLTTKHIESKIAVLSGGEKAKVRLCKLINSETNILVLDEPTNHLDIDAKDELKRALKAYKGSILMISHEPEFYQDIVTDIWNCEDWTTKVF; encoded by the coding sequence ATGAGCATATTAAATGTAGAAGGATTAAGTCATGGCTTTGGAGATCGTGCGATCTTCAAGGATGTTTCATTCCGTCTTCTAAAAGGCGAGCATATCGGATTATTCGGCGCTAACGGCGAGGGTAAATCCACTTTTATGAATATTGTTACAGGCAAGCTGCAACCAGACGAAGGTAAAGTTGAATGGTCCAAACGGGTGCGTGTCGGTTACCTGGATCAGCATGCAGTGTTGACCAAAGGCATGACCATTCAAGATGTACTCAGAGGCGCTTTTCAATACCTCTTTGATCTTGAGCAAGAGATGAATGATATGTACGGCAGAATGGGTGACGTGTCGCCTGAAGAGCTGGAAAAGCTGCTTGAAGAAGTTGGTACGATCCAAGATACGCTTACGAATCAAGATTTCTACATGATCGATGCGAAGATACAAGAAACCGCGCGCGGTCTTGGCATCACAGATATTGGATTGGATCGTGATGTAGCTGATCTTAGTGGTGGTCAGCGTACCAAAATCTTACTTGCGAAGCTGTTGCTTGAAAAACCAGATATTTTGCTCCTAGATGAGCCTACGAACTATCTGGATGAGCAGCATATTGAATGGCTGAGACGTTATCTTCAAGAGTATGATAATGCATTTATTCTGATCTCACATGATATGCCTTTCTTGAACAGCGTTATCAACCTGATCTACCATATGGAGAATCAAAAGCTGACCCGTTATGTGGGTGATTATGAGCAATTCCAGCAGGTCTACGAAATGAGAAAACAACAGCTTGAATCTGCTTATAACCGTCAAAAACAAGAAATCGCAGAGCTGAAAGACTTCGTTGCGCGGAACAAAGCCAGCGTAGCTACTCGTAACATGGCGATGTCCAGACAGAAGAAGCTCGATAAGATGGAAATCATCGAGATTGCTAAAGAGAAGCCAAAACCACAGTTTAACTTTAAAGAAGGTAAAACTGCGGGCAAGATGATTTTTGAAGCAAAAGAATTGGTGATCGGTTACGACTCTCCGTTGTCCAGACCCCTTAATTTGTTGATGGAGCGTGGACAAAAGATCGCGTTGGTCGGTGCGAACGGGATCGGTAAAACCACCTTGCTACGCAGCATCTTAGGTGAAATCCAAGCATTGTCCGGTTCCGTAGAACGTGGATACCATCAAGAGATTGGATACTTTGAGCAAGAAATGAAAGAAGGCAATTACAAGACTTGTATCGAGGAGATCTGGGATACATTCCCATCCTTGTCACAATTCGAAGTACGTGCTGCCCTTGCCAAATGTGGACTGACCACGAAACATATCGAAAGTAAAATTGCTGTTCTAAGTGGTGGAGAAAAAGCTAAAGTGCGTCTATGTAAGCTCATTAACAGTGAGACCAACATTCTCGTATTGGATGAGCCGACGAACCACTTGGATATCGATGCCAAAGATGAATTGAAACGTGCACTGAAAGCATATAAGGGAAGCATTCTCATGATCTCTCACGAACCGGAGTTCTATCAGGACATCGTGACCGATATCTGGAATTGCGAAGATTGGACAACAAAAGTATTCTAA
- a CDS encoding multidrug efflux SMR transporter, translating into MKRNVGYIALSIAIASEVVGTTMLKLSEGFTQLLPSIGVIIGFIIAFYSLSISLRELPLSLAYAIWSGVGTVLTAFVGIVVWGDPFGILTFAGIVLIVGGVVLLNAPSADKERAR; encoded by the coding sequence ATGAAAAGAAATGTAGGATATATTGCTCTAAGTATAGCGATTGCTAGCGAAGTCGTAGGTACTACTATGTTGAAATTGTCAGAAGGATTCACGCAATTACTCCCTTCTATTGGGGTTATTATTGGTTTTATTATTGCTTTTTATAGTTTATCCATAAGCCTTAGAGAATTACCGTTAAGCTTAGCTTATGCGATTTGGTCAGGAGTAGGTACAGTTCTAACAGCATTTGTGGGGATTGTCGTGTGGGGTGATCCATTTGGTATTCTAACTTTTGCCGGAATCGTATTAATAGTAGGAGGGGTTGTGTTATTAAACGCACCCTCTGCAGATAAAGAAAGAGCCCGTTAA
- a CDS encoding GNAT family N-acetyltransferase: MNIRRIHKKDNSAIEQIIRSCLIEFGGNRAGLAWEDDSLHHLYEYYNQSENRAYWVVEENGVILGGCGIAPFGSEGNICELQKMYLSSSVRGSGISFELLNTALDFAKLHYNKCYLETLQNMHAANRFYTKNGFELLDAPLAGSEHFACDAWYIKELL, encoded by the coding sequence ATGAACATCAGAAGAATACATAAGAAAGATAATAGTGCGATTGAACAAATCATTAGGAGCTGCCTGATTGAGTTTGGCGGGAATAGGGCAGGGCTTGCATGGGAAGATGACAGCCTGCATCACTTATATGAATATTACAATCAAAGTGAGAATCGGGCCTATTGGGTTGTAGAAGAAAATGGAGTTATATTGGGTGGCTGCGGAATTGCTCCTTTCGGGAGTGAGGGCAACATATGTGAGTTGCAAAAAATGTACTTATCTTCGTCCGTTAGAGGTAGCGGGATATCGTTCGAACTCTTAAATACCGCTCTGGATTTTGCCAAGCTTCATTACAACAAATGTTATTTGGAGACATTGCAGAACATGCATGCAGCTAATCGTTTTTATACGAAAAATGGTTTCGAGCTTTTAGATGCCCCTTTAGCTGGCTCAGAGCATTTCGCATGTGATGCTTGGTATATTAAAGAGTTACTTTAA
- a CDS encoding serine hydrolase domain-containing protein, whose amino-acid sequence MEVVQKGPVVQTLSVEQQVDNIMEENKFSGSILLVEDNKVKIAKGYNMANSETMHVNGPDTVFQIGSLTKAFTAAAIMQLQEMGKLNINDSVQKYIENYPYKNVTLYQLLTHTAGIPNLTEFPDFISTMDIPVSVSENIVKFLNKPLEFEPGSQFAYSNSGYILLGAVIENVSGQAYSQYIEEHIMSPLGMGRSGYLKKDRITDDIASGYWVAIERYPAMDIDMTVPYAAGGIYSTVNDLYKWIQGLEEGKVINADSWRAMRTPEKNGYGLGWGVNDAEGLIYAHGGAINGFSSFIFRDISKGTAVIILSNVEGVQTAKLSDLLLYMLESE is encoded by the coding sequence ATGGAAGTGGTTCAGAAAGGACCTGTGGTACAGACTTTAAGCGTTGAACAACAAGTTGATAATATTATGGAAGAAAATAAGTTCTCTGGATCTATTTTGCTCGTCGAGGATAACAAGGTTAAGATTGCGAAAGGATATAATATGGCCAACTCAGAGACCATGCACGTAAACGGACCAGATACAGTATTCCAAATCGGCTCTTTGACAAAAGCTTTTACCGCTGCAGCGATAATGCAATTACAAGAAATGGGGAAACTTAATATTAATGATTCTGTTCAAAAGTATATAGAGAATTATCCTTATAAAAATGTTACGCTCTACCAATTATTAACCCATACCGCAGGAATTCCGAACTTAACAGAATTTCCAGATTTCATAAGCACAATGGACATCCCGGTAAGTGTTTCAGAGAATATCGTTAAATTCTTAAATAAACCACTGGAATTCGAACCTGGAAGCCAATTCGCTTATAGTAATTCAGGATATATATTGCTTGGGGCTGTTATTGAAAATGTAAGCGGCCAAGCTTATAGTCAGTATATCGAGGAGCATATCATGTCGCCATTAGGGATGGGGAGATCTGGATACTTAAAAAAAGATAGAATAACAGATGATATAGCATCAGGATATTGGGTAGCTATCGAAAGGTACCCGGCAATGGATATTGATATGACAGTACCTTATGCAGCAGGTGGAATCTACTCTACGGTGAATGATTTGTATAAATGGATCCAAGGGCTTGAAGAAGGAAAAGTTATTAATGCGGATTCTTGGAGGGCAATGCGTACTCCGGAGAAAAACGGGTATGGATTAGGATGGGGGGTAAATGATGCAGAAGGCTTGATTTACGCACATGGCGGAGCGATCAATGGATTTTCATCGTTTATCTTTAGAGATATTTCTAAGGGCACAGCAGTTATTATACTTAGTAATGTGGAAGGTGTCCAAACAGCCAAGCTATCAGATCTTCTTTTATATATGCTAGAATCAGAATAA
- a CDS encoding AAA family ATPase, translating into MNKLVFFLGPAGAGKTTLAKAIASRRKVPFFDMDILLRPAADAIMTFHGLDPADRDSADYKRLCRDLGYRITMDAALDNIGLNVDAFVVGPFTKEAANPDWISSELSRIGRSLQDVEVKVVLVELANEELYRKRILDRQSPLDEWKFQHWDEFRKAFGNRSVTWPLPSSNVKVIDNSNPDITKTVATVEHFIYG; encoded by the coding sequence ATGAACAAACTTGTATTTTTTCTAGGGCCAGCTGGGGCAGGAAAAACGACATTAGCTAAAGCGATCGCTTCCCGGCGTAAAGTACCCTTCTTTGATATGGATATTCTCTTACGACCAGCGGCAGACGCCATCATGACCTTTCACGGATTGGACCCGGCTGACAGAGACTCCGCAGATTACAAAAGATTATGCCGTGATTTGGGCTACCGGATTACGATGGACGCAGCACTAGACAATATTGGCCTGAATGTAGATGCATTTGTAGTTGGACCATTTACCAAAGAAGCTGCCAACCCTGACTGGATCAGCAGTGAGTTATCTCGAATCGGACGTTCCCTGCAAGATGTTGAGGTCAAAGTTGTTTTAGTCGAACTAGCCAATGAGGAATTGTACCGAAAACGGATTCTAGATAGACAATCACCATTAGATGAATGGAAGTTCCAGCATTGGGATGAATTCCGTAAAGCATTTGGAAACCGTAGTGTTACGTGGCCTCTTCCAAGTTCCAATGTTAAGGTGATCGACAATTCTAATCCTGACATTACGAAGACAGTGGCTACGGTAGAGCATTTTATCTACGGATAG
- a CDS encoding TetR/AcrR family transcriptional regulator, which translates to MNSNSKRKTILLAASTVVKNNGVEKLTLEAVAKEAGVSKGGLLHHFPNKEALIIGMVEDLTNHFFTNVQDRAMSETVEKGKWSRAITEAMDDDIKEGKEIGTALLAALFTNPDILNKFQSQYATWQQNIENDGIDPVRSTIIRLAADGLWYSEMFGLGVLDDELRTKVIQELINMTK; encoded by the coding sequence GTGAACAGTAATTCTAAACGTAAAACTATTTTATTGGCGGCTTCCACAGTTGTTAAAAATAATGGAGTAGAGAAGCTTACGCTTGAAGCTGTGGCTAAAGAAGCCGGGGTCAGTAAGGGCGGGCTACTGCACCATTTTCCAAATAAAGAAGCTTTGATCATAGGGATGGTCGAAGATCTAACGAACCATTTTTTTACCAATGTTCAAGATAGAGCAATGAGCGAAACGGTTGAAAAAGGGAAGTGGAGTCGTGCTATTACTGAAGCCATGGATGATGATATTAAAGAGGGCAAAGAGATTGGTACCGCACTTCTTGCTGCTCTTTTCACAAATCCAGATATTCTTAACAAATTTCAAAGTCAATATGCAACGTGGCAACAAAACATAGAGAACGATGGCATTGATCCTGTACGCTCCACTATCATTAGGTTGGCAGCAGATGGGTTATGGTATTCCGAAATGTTCGGATTAGGTGTGTTAGATGATGAATTACGCACGAAAGTCATTCAAGAATTGATAAATATGACGAAGTAA
- a CDS encoding discoidin domain-containing protein has protein sequence MRNKYVVWSLVVSMLISSLFLAAGPLNFVSASGGPNLTLGKNVTASGQSQTYSPDNVKDSNQSTYWESTNNAFPQWIQVDLGAKTNIDQIVLKLPSGWETRTQTLAVQGSTNGSTFTNIVGSANYEFNPSIAGNSVTIDFAATSTRYVRLNVTSNTVWPAAQLSEFEIYGASGPIPTPTPSPSGTYEAESASLSGGAKVNTDHAGYSGAGFVDGYLTQGATTTFTVNVPAAGSREVTLKYANASGSAKTISVYVNGAKIGQTSLPNLANWDSWSTKVEVLNLNAGNNTIAYKYDAGDSGNVNLDQITVASTTTTPTSTPTPTVTPTPTPTPTPTPTPTPTPTPTPTPTVTPTPTPTPTVTPTPTVTPTPAPGSNIAVGKTITASSSTQTFVATNANDNDTNTYWEGGSNPSSLTLDLGANHNITSIVLKLNPASAWSTRTQTIQVLGHNQDTTTFGNLVAAQSYTFNPASGNTVTIPVTATVKRLQLNITSNSGAPAGQIAEFQVFGTPGANPDLMITGMSWSPTAPVETSAITLNAVVKNNGNASSAATTVNFYLNNELVGSAPVGLLTAGASTTASMTLNAGAKTAATYALSAKVDENNVIFEQNEGNNSYTNGASLVIAPVSSSDLVGVTTWTPSNPVANSTVGFTVNLKNQGTIASASGAHGIIVALKNSAGSTIQTFNGSYSGTIAAGASMNVTIPGTWTAVNGNYTVTTTVEVDANEVTAKQSNNVSTTNLVVYALRGASMPYSRYDTEDATLGGGATLKSAPTFDQALIASEASGQRYVALPSNGSNVGWTVRQGQGGAGVTMRFTMPDSSDGMGLNGSLDVYVNGVKVKTVSLTSYYSWQYFSGDMPGDAPSAGRPLFRFDEVHWKLDTPLQPGDNIRIQKSNGDSLEYGVDFLEIEPVPTAVARPANSVSVTDYGAVANDGQDDLAAFKATVNAAVAGGKSMYIPAGTFNLSSMWEIGSASNMINNFTVTGAGIWHTNLQFTNPNAAGGGISLRISGKLDFSNVYMNSNLRSRYGQNAIYKGFMDNFGTNSIIHDVWVEHFECGMWVGDYAHTPAIYASGLVVENSRIRNNLADGINYSQGTSNSIVRNTNVRNNGDDGLAVWTSNTNGAPAGVNNTFSYNTIENNWRAAAIAFFGGGGHKADHNYIIDTVGGSGIRMNTVFPGYHFQNNAGIVFSDTTIITSGTSKDLYGGERGAIDLEASNDAIKNVTFSNIDITNTQRDAIQFGYGGGFENIVFNNININGTGLDGITTSRFSGPHQGSAIYTYTGNGSATFNNLTTTNIANPNLNYIQSGFKLTIH, from the coding sequence ATGCGAAACAAGTATGTTGTATGGTCGCTGGTAGTATCTATGCTGATTTCAAGTTTATTCTTGGCTGCGGGCCCTCTTAATTTTGTTTCAGCCTCCGGAGGACCAAACCTGACACTCGGCAAAAATGTAACAGCGAGCGGTCAATCACAAACTTATAGTCCTGACAATGTTAAAGACAGTAATCAAAGCACGTATTGGGAAAGTACGAATAATGCATTCCCGCAATGGATTCAAGTCGATTTAGGTGCAAAAACAAATATTGATCAAATCGTTCTTAAGCTCCCTTCTGGATGGGAGACGCGGACGCAAACACTGGCTGTTCAAGGTAGCACAAACGGTTCGACATTCACTAACATTGTAGGGTCTGCGAATTATGAATTTAACCCATCAATTGCAGGTAACAGTGTTACCATCGACTTTGCCGCAACCAGTACGCGTTACGTACGTCTGAATGTAACGAGCAACACAGTTTGGCCAGCAGCTCAGCTCTCTGAATTCGAGATTTACGGCGCTAGTGGTCCTATTCCTACTCCAACTCCATCGCCTTCCGGCACATATGAAGCTGAATCTGCTTCACTGTCTGGAGGAGCTAAAGTGAACACGGATCATGCCGGTTACTCCGGCGCGGGCTTCGTGGATGGATATTTGACCCAAGGTGCAACAACGACATTCACGGTTAACGTGCCTGCAGCAGGTAGTCGTGAGGTGACATTGAAATATGCTAATGCAAGTGGCAGCGCAAAGACAATAAGTGTCTATGTCAATGGTGCTAAAATTGGCCAGACCTCACTGCCTAACTTGGCAAATTGGGATTCATGGAGTACTAAAGTTGAAGTTCTTAATCTGAATGCGGGTAATAACACCATCGCATATAAATATGATGCTGGTGATTCTGGCAACGTTAACCTTGACCAAATCACTGTAGCGTCGACAACAACAACCCCTACCTCAACACCAACGCCAACGGTCACACCAACACCAACGCCAACGCCAACGCCAACACCAACTCCTACACCAACACCAACACCAACACCAACACCGACGGTAACACCAACCCCAACGCCAACACCGACGGTCACCCCAACACCGACGGTCACCCCAACACCTGCACCGGGTAGCAATATTGCTGTCGGCAAGACGATTACCGCTTCTTCCAGCACACAAACATTCGTAGCAACAAATGCGAACGATAACGACACAAACACGTACTGGGAAGGCGGCAGCAATCCAAGTTCACTCACGCTTGACTTAGGTGCGAACCACAACATTACGTCAATCGTATTGAAGCTGAATCCAGCCTCTGCATGGAGTACTCGCACACAAACGATTCAAGTGCTCGGTCACAATCAAGACACGACTACCTTCGGTAATTTGGTAGCGGCACAATCGTATACGTTTAATCCAGCTTCTGGCAACACAGTAACCATACCGGTTACGGCAACTGTTAAACGTCTGCAGTTGAATATTACTTCGAATTCTGGTGCTCCAGCTGGGCAAATCGCGGAGTTTCAAGTATTCGGTACACCTGGGGCGAATCCTGATCTAATGATAACAGGTATGTCCTGGTCACCTACTGCTCCGGTCGAGACAAGTGCAATTACATTAAATGCAGTTGTTAAGAACAACGGTAATGCTAGCTCCGCAGCAACAACTGTCAACTTCTACTTAAACAATGAGCTCGTTGGATCAGCTCCAGTAGGTTTGCTAACTGCAGGTGCTTCGACAACAGCCTCAATGACATTAAATGCTGGAGCCAAAACTGCTGCGACCTATGCTCTCAGCGCTAAAGTAGATGAGAACAATGTGATTTTCGAGCAGAACGAAGGGAATAACAGCTATACGAACGGGGCATCGCTTGTTATCGCTCCAGTCTCCAGCTCTGACTTAGTTGGTGTGACTACATGGACACCAAGTAATCCAGTGGCTAATAGTACAGTAGGCTTTACTGTAAATCTCAAGAATCAAGGGACCATTGCTTCTGCAAGTGGTGCTCATGGCATTATTGTAGCTCTAAAGAACTCAGCGGGCTCCACGATTCAAACATTTAATGGATCCTATTCCGGAACCATTGCTGCAGGAGCTTCCATGAACGTCACGATTCCTGGGACATGGACAGCAGTCAACGGTAATTACACTGTAACCACTACCGTTGAAGTGGATGCGAACGAAGTAACAGCCAAGCAATCAAACAATGTAAGTACGACTAACCTGGTGGTGTATGCATTACGTGGTGCAAGCATGCCTTATAGTCGATACGATACCGAAGATGCTACTCTCGGCGGTGGTGCTACGTTGAAGTCTGCACCTACGTTTGATCAAGCACTAATTGCTTCAGAAGCATCTGGTCAGCGTTATGTAGCCCTTCCTTCGAATGGCTCGAACGTAGGATGGACGGTCAGACAGGGGCAAGGCGGCGCGGGTGTAACTATGAGATTTACTATGCCTGACTCTTCGGATGGTATGGGATTGAATGGTTCACTTGACGTGTATGTGAATGGAGTAAAAGTCAAAACGGTATCATTAACATCCTATTACAGCTGGCAGTATTTCTCGGGTGATATGCCTGGTGATGCTCCTAGTGCTGGGCGTCCGCTCTTCCGATTTGATGAAGTTCACTGGAAATTAGATACCCCTCTGCAGCCTGGAGATAACATCCGTATTCAGAAGAGTAATGGAGATAGTCTGGAATATGGTGTTGATTTTCTGGAAATCGAACCTGTTCCTACGGCAGTAGCTCGTCCGGCGAATTCCGTATCAGTGACAGATTATGGTGCTGTAGCAAATGACGGTCAGGATGACCTTGCAGCCTTTAAAGCAACGGTAAATGCAGCTGTTGCAGGCGGTAAGAGCATGTATATTCCTGCCGGAACGTTTAATCTTAGCAGCATGTGGGAAATTGGTTCTGCTAGCAATATGATCAACAATTTCACGGTTACAGGTGCTGGTATTTGGCATACGAACCTCCAGTTTACCAATCCTAATGCGGCAGGAGGCGGTATTTCACTCCGTATTAGCGGCAAGCTAGATTTTAGTAATGTTTACATGAATTCGAATTTGCGATCCCGTTATGGACAAAATGCTATTTACAAAGGATTTATGGATAACTTCGGTACCAATTCAATTATCCATGATGTCTGGGTAGAACATTTTGAATGTGGCATGTGGGTAGGCGACTACGCTCATACACCTGCTATTTATGCCAGTGGGCTTGTGGTTGAAAACAGCCGGATTCGGAACAATCTTGCCGATGGCATCAACTACTCTCAAGGCACTAGTAATTCGATTGTTCGAAACACCAACGTACGAAATAACGGTGACGATGGTCTTGCAGTATGGACTAGTAACACTAATGGTGCTCCAGCGGGTGTAAATAACACCTTCTCCTATAACACGATTGAGAATAACTGGCGTGCAGCAGCCATAGCATTCTTTGGAGGTGGCGGTCATAAGGCTGATCACAACTACATCATCGACACTGTAGGTGGTTCTGGTATTCGTATGAACACCGTATTCCCTGGGTACCATTTCCAGAATAATGCTGGCATTGTTTTTTCAGATACTACGATTATCACAAGCGGCACCAGTAAAGACCTATATGGTGGAGAACGTGGAGCTATCGATTTAGAGGCATCGAATGATGCCATCAAGAACGTAACCTTTAGCAACATCGATATCACCAATACACAACGCGATGCAATCCAGTTCGGTTATGGTGGTGGATTTGAGAATATCGTGTTCAACAACATCAATATTAATGGCACTGGACTTGATGGTATTACAACTTCAAGGTTCTCTGGGCCACATCAGGGTTCGGCAATCTATACCTACACAGGCAATGGTTCAGCAACGTTTAACAATCTGACGACTACGAATATTGCTAACCCCAACCTGAATTATATTCAGAGCGGTTTTAAACTGACGATTCATTAA